The following are encoded in a window of Mycolicibacterium tusciae JS617 genomic DNA:
- a CDS encoding IS481 family transposase, whose translation MAQKVTAMDIRMAAALAGQVDNVAEFCRREHISRQTFYKFRGRFRDGGIDGLQDRSRRPLTSPGQTCPEVEDLVVRRRKQLIEQGRDHGAQSIVWSLQRDGVQAVPSPSTVWQILTRRGLITPQPQKRPKSATKRFVFARPNECWQSDWTGWWLAGGSAVAIAGSLDDHSRYAVGLRADAGDADGDLVWSVIMAGIDECGIPSMSLSDNGIVYTGRFHAHESAFEINLRALGVRTINSAPFHPQTCGKIERFWQTLKKWLSARDPAATVAELNDLLEEFRSFYNHQRPHRALRGATPAEAFHATAKARPADRPLPAPVFVSHHTVGEQSGYVCAAPYRINVGLRWAGHECDVIRDGDHIAIFSGNRLVRAFTADPARYHQPAEPNTRTYRTREPKPAP comes from the coding sequence ATGGCCCAGAAGGTGACGGCAATGGACATTCGGATGGCTGCGGCGTTGGCCGGGCAAGTGGACAACGTGGCGGAGTTCTGTCGCCGCGAGCACATCAGTCGGCAGACGTTCTACAAGTTTCGTGGGCGCTTCCGTGACGGTGGGATCGACGGGCTGCAGGATCGGTCCCGACGGCCATTGACCTCGCCGGGTCAGACCTGCCCCGAGGTCGAGGACCTGGTGGTGCGCCGCCGCAAACAGTTGATCGAGCAGGGGCGAGATCACGGCGCCCAATCGATCGTGTGGTCATTGCAACGCGACGGTGTGCAGGCAGTGCCGTCGCCGTCGACGGTGTGGCAGATCCTGACCCGCCGCGGGCTGATCACCCCGCAGCCGCAGAAACGTCCGAAGTCGGCGACGAAGCGGTTCGTGTTCGCGCGGCCCAATGAATGCTGGCAGTCAGATTGGACCGGATGGTGGCTTGCCGGTGGCAGTGCGGTGGCCATCGCGGGCAGCCTCGATGACCACTCCCGCTATGCCGTGGGGTTGCGCGCCGATGCCGGCGACGCCGACGGTGACCTCGTCTGGTCGGTCATCATGGCTGGTATCGACGAGTGTGGGATACCGTCGATGTCGTTGTCGGACAACGGAATCGTCTACACCGGTAGATTCCATGCGCATGAATCGGCGTTCGAGATCAACCTGCGCGCCCTTGGTGTGCGCACGATCAACTCGGCACCGTTTCATCCGCAGACCTGCGGCAAGATCGAGCGGTTCTGGCAGACACTGAAGAAGTGGCTGTCCGCGCGGGACCCGGCGGCCACCGTCGCCGAACTCAACGACCTGCTCGAGGAGTTCCGCAGCTTCTACAACCACCAACGGCCCCACCGTGCGCTGCGTGGAGCCACCCCGGCCGAGGCGTTTCACGCCACCGCCAAGGCCCGCCCAGCCGACCGCCCACTTCCCGCACCCGTGTTCGTCAGCCACCACACCGTCGGCGAGCAGTCGGGCTACGTGTGCGCTGCGCCCTACAGGATCAACGTCGGCCTGCGCTGGGCCGGCCACGAATGCGACGTCATCCGCGACGGTGACCACATCGCGATCTTCAGCGGCAACCGACTCGTCCGCGCATTCACCGCCGACCCCGCCCGCTACCACCAACCCGCCGAACCAAACACCCGTACCTATCGCACTCGCGAGCCCAAACCGGCACCATGA
- a CDS encoding amino acid permease: protein MAWRTKSVEQSIADTDEPDTRLRKDLNWWDLTVFGVSVVIGAGIFTITASTTGNITGPAISISFVFAAIACGLAAMCYAEFASTVPVAGSAYTFSYATFGEFVAWIIGWDLILEFAVAAAVVAKGWSSYLGTVFGFGGGTADLAGLKLDWGALLIIVFVTVILAWGTKLSAKVSLAITVIKVAVVLLVVAVGAFYIKMENFTPFIPPAQPGEGGSGTEQSLFSLLTGAGGSTYGWYGVLAGASIVFFAFIGFDIVATTAEETKNPQRDVSRGILASLAIVTVLYIAVAVVISGMISYTELREAGEKANLATAFAVNGIDWAAKVISIGALAGLTTVVIVLVLGQTRVLFAMSRDGLLPRSLAKTGTHGTPVRITLIVGVLVAVTATVFPIGKLEEMVNIGTLFAFVLVSGGVIVLRRQRPDLERGFRAPGVPLLPIAAILACVWLMLNLTALTWIRFLIWMALGVVVYFAYGRRHSLLGRRESESTQVT from the coding sequence ATGGCATGGCGGACGAAGTCGGTTGAGCAGTCGATCGCCGACACTGACGAACCCGACACTCGCCTGCGAAAAGACCTGAATTGGTGGGATCTCACCGTCTTCGGCGTTTCGGTGGTGATCGGCGCAGGCATCTTCACGATCACGGCGTCGACGACCGGAAACATCACCGGCCCGGCGATCTCCATCTCGTTCGTCTTCGCCGCGATCGCCTGCGGTCTGGCCGCTATGTGCTACGCAGAATTCGCCTCGACTGTGCCCGTGGCGGGCAGTGCCTACACGTTCTCCTACGCGACGTTCGGTGAGTTCGTCGCGTGGATCATCGGATGGGACCTGATCCTCGAGTTCGCCGTGGCGGCGGCCGTGGTGGCCAAGGGCTGGTCGAGCTATCTGGGCACCGTCTTCGGTTTCGGCGGTGGCACCGCGGATTTGGCTGGGCTGAAATTGGATTGGGGCGCCCTGCTGATCATCGTGTTTGTGACTGTCATCTTGGCGTGGGGGACCAAGCTCTCCGCGAAGGTCAGCTTGGCGATCACGGTGATCAAGGTGGCGGTGGTGCTGCTCGTCGTGGCCGTCGGCGCGTTCTACATCAAGATGGAGAACTTCACCCCGTTCATCCCGCCCGCCCAGCCCGGTGAAGGCGGTTCGGGAACCGAGCAGTCGCTGTTCTCATTGCTGACCGGCGCCGGGGGCAGCACTTACGGCTGGTACGGCGTGCTGGCGGGTGCGTCCATCGTGTTCTTTGCGTTCATCGGCTTCGACATCGTCGCCACCACCGCGGAAGAAACCAAGAACCCGCAGCGTGACGTGTCGCGCGGCATCCTCGCCTCGCTGGCGATCGTCACGGTTCTCTACATCGCGGTGGCCGTGGTGATCTCCGGCATGATCAGCTACACCGAACTCCGCGAGGCTGGTGAAAAGGCAAACCTCGCAACGGCATTCGCTGTCAACGGCATCGACTGGGCGGCGAAGGTCATTTCTATCGGCGCGCTGGCCGGGCTCACCACCGTGGTGATCGTGCTGGTGCTCGGGCAGACGCGGGTGCTGTTCGCGATGTCACGCGACGGACTCTTGCCACGATCGCTCGCCAAGACCGGCACGCACGGCACACCGGTGCGCATCACGCTGATCGTCGGTGTGCTGGTGGCCGTGACGGCGACGGTGTTTCCGATCGGCAAGCTCGAGGAGATGGTCAACATCGGCACGCTCTTCGCGTTCGTGCTGGTTTCCGGGGGTGTGATCGTGTTGCGTCGTCAGCGACCCGACCTCGAGCGCGGCTTCCGGGCGCCCGGTGTGCCGTTGCTGCCGATCGCGGCGATCCTTGCGTGCGTCTGGCTCATGCTCAACCTCACCGCGCTGACCTGGATCCGGTTCCTCATCTGGATGGCCCTCGGCGTGGTCGTCTATTTCGCCTACGGCCGGCGGCACTCGCTGCTCGGCCGGCGGGAGTCGGAGTCCACGCAAGTCACGTAA
- a CDS encoding FAD-dependent oxidoreductase, whose product MGRSYKHATVIGASLGGLCAARVLADVSERVTVYERDELPDGPVNRTAVPQGRHVHLLMARGAQEFESLFPGLLDDMVADGVPILENRPDCIHFGAAGHVLGTAHRLQDEFTAYVPSRPQLEWQIRRRVMAIENVEIIGAGVTEPTYDTAQGRVTGVLLDSGDAVPADFVVDATGRGTRLPAWLDKWGYQRPREETVDVGIAYTSHQFHVPEGLLAEKVVVAGASRAQPVGIGMLLYEDGNWNVTTFGVAKVEPPQTVAQILDLADEILPAHVSAALRQGTPLGEMAFHKYPTSRWRRYDNLERFPAGIVPFGDAVVSFNPTFGQGMTMTAIQATNLRAVIESGAPDIAPHLAKATAKTTWPVWVMTAIGDLALHNATGESKWWYKPVGELFDHFLGAAETDPVLAEWFLRRFSLLDSLYMVPSPRLVGRTIRHNMKLWLAEKRSA is encoded by the coding sequence GTGGGGCGGAGTTATAAACACGCAACCGTCATTGGGGCCAGCCTGGGGGGGTTGTGCGCCGCCCGGGTCCTCGCCGATGTCAGTGAGCGGGTGACCGTCTACGAGCGCGACGAACTGCCAGACGGCCCGGTGAACCGGACCGCCGTCCCACAGGGCAGGCATGTCCATCTGCTGATGGCGCGCGGGGCCCAGGAATTCGAGAGCCTTTTTCCCGGCCTGCTCGACGACATGGTGGCCGACGGTGTGCCGATCCTGGAGAACCGGCCCGACTGCATCCATTTCGGCGCCGCCGGGCATGTGCTTGGCACGGCGCATCGGTTGCAGGACGAGTTCACCGCCTACGTCCCCAGCCGTCCACAGCTCGAGTGGCAGATCCGCCGCCGCGTGATGGCGATCGAGAACGTCGAGATCATTGGTGCGGGGGTCACCGAGCCGACCTATGACACCGCGCAGGGGCGCGTGACCGGAGTGCTGCTCGATTCGGGTGACGCCGTGCCCGCCGATTTCGTCGTCGACGCGACCGGCCGCGGCACCCGGCTGCCCGCATGGCTCGACAAGTGGGGCTACCAGCGTCCCCGCGAGGAGACCGTCGACGTCGGGATCGCCTACACCAGCCATCAGTTCCACGTGCCCGAGGGCCTGCTCGCCGAGAAGGTCGTGGTGGCCGGCGCCTCCCGCGCACAACCGGTCGGCATCGGCATGCTGCTCTACGAAGATGGCAACTGGAACGTCACGACCTTCGGCGTCGCGAAGGTCGAGCCGCCGCAGACCGTCGCGCAGATCCTCGACCTCGCCGACGAGATCCTGCCCGCACATGTGTCGGCCGCGCTGCGGCAAGGCACACCGCTCGGCGAGATGGCGTTCCACAAATACCCGACCAGCCGGTGGCGCCGCTATGACAATCTGGAGCGCTTTCCCGCAGGCATCGTCCCCTTCGGCGACGCCGTGGTGAGCTTCAATCCGACGTTCGGGCAGGGCATGACCATGACGGCCATCCAGGCGACGAATTTACGTGCGGTGATCGAATCCGGCGCGCCCGACATCGCCCCCCATCTCGCGAAGGCGACGGCGAAGACGACGTGGCCGGTCTGGGTGATGACCGCCATCGGCGACCTCGCGCTGCACAATGCGACCGGCGAGTCCAAGTGGTGGTACAAGCCGGTGGGTGAATTGTTCGATCATTTCCTCGGCGCCGCCGAGACGGATCCCGTGCTGGCCGAATGGTTTCTGCGTAGATTCAGTCTTCTCGACAGCCTCTATATGGTTCCGTCGCCCCGCCTCGTTGGTCGCACCATCCGGCACAACATGAAGCTGTGGCTGGCAGAGAAGCGCTCGGCGTAG
- the manA gene encoding mannose-6-phosphate isomerase, class I: MNLLRGAVRTYAWGSRTAIADFTGRTSPTAHPEAELWFGAHPGDPAWLETEDGERSLLDTVRDDPEGQLGAGVRGRFGDTLPFLLKVLAADEPLSLQAHPSARQAAEGFAREDRLGIPVNAPNRNYRDPSHKPEILVAVGEFEALAGFRPAERSVDLMRALAVADLDPFVDLLAGQPDADGLRALFTTWITAPQPHLDVLVPAVIEGAIHYVRSGSKTFAAEARTVLELGERYPGDAGVLASLLLNRITLAPGEAIYLPAGNLHNYLHGVGVEVMANSDNVLRGGLTPKHVDVPELLRVLDFTPASEDLIRPKITNDGLESVYDTPAPEFAVSEVRIDGEHLGHEIDAPSRHDGPQILLCTEGSAIVHAKGGSVTLNRGSAAWVAADDGPIRLAADVPTKIFRATVGI, encoded by the coding sequence GTGAACCTGCTACGTGGGGCAGTGCGGACTTATGCGTGGGGATCGCGCACTGCAATCGCCGATTTCACCGGACGGACAAGTCCAACGGCGCATCCCGAGGCTGAACTGTGGTTCGGCGCCCATCCGGGCGATCCGGCGTGGCTGGAAACCGAGGACGGTGAGCGGTCCCTGCTCGACACGGTGCGCGACGATCCGGAGGGACAGCTCGGTGCGGGTGTGCGCGGCAGATTCGGCGACACGCTGCCGTTCCTGCTCAAGGTGCTCGCCGCCGACGAGCCGCTTTCGCTGCAAGCGCATCCAAGTGCACGTCAGGCGGCGGAGGGCTTCGCACGTGAAGACCGGCTCGGAATCCCGGTGAACGCGCCAAACCGCAACTATCGCGACCCCAGCCACAAGCCCGAAATACTGGTCGCCGTAGGGGAATTCGAGGCGCTCGCCGGATTCCGCCCCGCCGAGCGCAGCGTCGATCTGATGCGCGCCCTCGCGGTGGCAGACCTCGACCCATTTGTTGACCTGCTGGCCGGCCAGCCCGATGCCGACGGCTTGCGGGCGTTGTTCACCACATGGATCACCGCGCCGCAACCTCATCTCGACGTGTTGGTGCCAGCGGTGATCGAAGGTGCGATTCATTATGTGCGTTCGGGCAGTAAGACATTCGCCGCGGAGGCCAGGACCGTACTGGAACTGGGCGAGCGCTATCCGGGTGACGCAGGTGTGCTGGCCAGCCTGCTGCTGAACCGGATCACCCTGGCCCCGGGTGAGGCGATCTATCTGCCGGCAGGAAACCTGCACAACTATCTGCACGGCGTGGGGGTGGAGGTAATGGCCAACTCCGACAACGTATTACGTGGCGGGCTCACCCCCAAGCACGTGGACGTGCCCGAGCTGCTGCGTGTGCTCGACTTCACCCCGGCGAGCGAGGATCTGATCCGGCCCAAGATCACCAACGACGGCCTCGAATCGGTCTACGACACTCCTGCACCGGAATTCGCGGTCTCGGAGGTGCGTATCGACGGCGAGCACCTTGGACACGAGATCGACGCGCCGAGCCGGCATGACGGACCTCAGATCCTGTTGTGCACCGAGGGGTCCGCAATCGTGCATGCCAAGGGGGGCAGCGTCACGCTGAACCGAGGATCAGCCGCGTGGGTCGCTGCCGACGACGGGCCGATCCGTCTTGCCGCCGACGTTCCGACCAAAATCTTCAGGGCGACGGTCGGGATCTAG
- a CDS encoding phosphomannomutase/phosphoglucomutase produces the protein MSRPAAAVRRVIKAYDVRGLVGEELDEQFVREIGSAFARLMRDENATQVVIGYDMRDSSPSLAEAFAEGVAAQGLDVVRIGLASTDQLYFASGLLDCPGAMFTASHNPAAYNGIKLCRAGAKPVGKDTGLTAISEEVIAGVPAHDGPRGSMSDRDVLVDYGEFLRSLVTLAGLRPLKVAVDAGNGMAGHTTPAVLGPIPTITLAPLFFELDGNFPNHEANPLDPANLVDLQAHVLAAGADIGLAFDGDADRCFVVDELGQPISPSAVTALVAARELEREIGATVIFNLITSRAVPELVAERGGTPLRSRVGHSYIKGLMADTGAIFGGEHSAHYYFRDFWGADSGMLAALHVLAALSEQNRPLSDLMADYQRYEASGELNYTVTDPEACVDDVLSSFVARVHSIDHLDGVTVDLGDGSWFNLRMSNTEPLLRLNVEARTAEEVDDIVAQIATRIAARTEAASEVSE, from the coding sequence ATGTCCCGGCCCGCCGCGGCTGTCCGCCGCGTCATCAAGGCGTATGACGTTCGCGGCCTGGTCGGCGAAGAACTCGACGAGCAGTTTGTCCGCGAGATCGGCAGTGCGTTCGCCCGGCTCATGCGCGACGAGAACGCCACCCAAGTGGTCATCGGCTACGACATGCGCGACAGCTCACCGTCGCTCGCGGAGGCGTTCGCCGAAGGCGTCGCCGCGCAGGGCCTCGATGTGGTGCGCATCGGCCTGGCTTCCACCGATCAGCTGTATTTCGCCTCGGGCCTGCTGGACTGTCCAGGTGCCATGTTCACCGCAAGCCACAACCCGGCGGCCTACAACGGCATCAAGCTGTGTCGGGCAGGCGCCAAGCCCGTCGGCAAGGACACCGGTCTCACCGCGATCAGCGAGGAAGTCATCGCCGGGGTGCCCGCCCACGACGGGCCCCGCGGCTCGATGTCCGACCGAGATGTTCTGGTCGACTACGGCGAGTTCCTGCGGTCGTTGGTCACCCTGGCCGGGTTGCGGCCGCTGAAGGTCGCCGTCGATGCGGGCAACGGTATGGCCGGCCACACCACTCCCGCTGTGTTGGGACCGATTCCGACGATCACGCTGGCTCCGCTGTTCTTCGAACTCGACGGCAACTTTCCCAACCATGAAGCCAATCCGCTGGACCCGGCGAACCTCGTCGACCTGCAGGCGCACGTGCTGGCGGCCGGTGCCGATATCGGTCTGGCGTTCGACGGTGACGCCGACCGGTGCTTCGTGGTCGACGAGTTGGGACAGCCGATCTCACCGTCAGCGGTGACCGCATTGGTCGCCGCGCGGGAACTGGAGCGTGAGATCGGGGCGACGGTGATCTTCAACTTGATCACCTCCCGGGCCGTCCCCGAACTCGTCGCCGAACGTGGGGGCACCCCCCTGCGCTCGCGCGTCGGACACTCCTACATCAAGGGCCTGATGGCCGACACCGGTGCGATCTTCGGCGGAGAGCATTCGGCGCACTACTACTTCCGTGACTTCTGGGGCGCCGACTCCGGCATGCTGGCGGCCTTGCACGTGCTGGCGGCACTCAGCGAGCAGAATCGACCATTGTCCGACCTGATGGCCGACTACCAGCGCTATGAAGCGTCCGGCGAGCTCAACTACACGGTCACCGACCCCGAGGCGTGCGTCGACGACGTGTTGTCGTCGTTCGTTGCGCGTGTCCACTCGATCGACCACCTCGACGGAGTGACGGTCGATCTGGGCGATGGATCGTGGTTCAACCTGCGCATGTCCAACACGGAGCCGTTGTTGCGGCTCAACGTCGAAGCGCGGACCGCCGAGGAAGTCGACGACATCGTCGCGCAGATCGCGACGAGGATTGCCGCACGCACCGAGGCGGCATCCGAGGTGTCAGAGTGA
- a CDS encoding DUF3499 domain-containing protein, which yields MNVPRRCCRPGCPHYAVATLTFVYSDSTAVVGPLATVSEPHSWDLCVLHAGRITAPRGWELVRHAGPLPSHPDEDDLVALADAVREGRDVSAPINGVAAGFSDPVTGMPGGALMAPPARRADPNGRRRGHLRVLPDPPE from the coding sequence GTGAACGTTCCCCGTCGCTGCTGCCGGCCCGGGTGCCCCCACTATGCAGTTGCGACGCTGACCTTCGTCTACTCCGACTCGACGGCAGTCGTCGGCCCGCTGGCCACGGTGTCCGAGCCGCACTCGTGGGATCTGTGCGTGCTGCACGCCGGCCGAATCACTGCCCCGCGCGGCTGGGAGCTGGTTCGCCACGCGGGTCCACTGCCGAGCCACCCCGACGAGGATGACCTGGTGGCGCTGGCCGACGCGGTGCGTGAAGGGCGCGATGTCTCTGCCCCGATCAACGGAGTGGCCGCGGGGTTTTCCGATCCGGTCACCGGGATGCCCGGCGGGGCGCTCATGGCGCCGCCGGCCCGACGGGCCGACCCCAACGGGCGACGGCGGGGCCACCTGCGGGTGTTGCCAGACCCTCCCGAGTAA
- a CDS encoding metallopeptidase family protein, with translation MRGPLIPATVPGWRSRAELFDMAVLEAYEPIERRWQERLSALDIAVDEIPRIAPKDPESVQWPAEVIADGPVALARLIPAGVDVRGNATRARIMLFRKPIERRAKDTVELSELLHEILVAQVATYLGVEPSVIDPTIEDV, from the coding sequence ATGCGCGGGCCGCTCATTCCGGCGACGGTGCCCGGCTGGCGCAGCCGCGCCGAACTGTTCGACATGGCCGTGCTGGAGGCTTATGAGCCGATCGAACGCCGATGGCAGGAACGCCTGTCGGCACTCGACATCGCCGTCGACGAAATCCCCCGGATCGCACCCAAGGATCCCGAAAGCGTCCAGTGGCCCGCCGAGGTCATCGCCGACGGGCCTGTCGCGCTGGCCCGGCTGATCCCGGCCGGTGTCGATGTTCGCGGTAACGCGACGCGGGCGCGAATTATGTTGTTCCGCAAGCCGATCGAGCGACGGGCCAAAGACACCGTCGAGCTCTCAGAGCTACTGCATGAAATCCTGGTGGCGCAGGTGGCCACCTATCTGGGAGTCGAACCCTCCGTTATCGACCCCACGATCGAGGATGTGTGA
- a CDS encoding WhiB family transcriptional regulator yields the protein MSFEFSDFDHVVRFDDRVLGSVDSAPHTNTGPAPFETPRRPQLSLVPAPIDVAPVIPALPAMLTPEDDLWQEKALCAQTDPEAFFPEKGGSTREAKRICQGCEVRDACLDYALAKDERFGIWGGLSERERRRLKRGVI from the coding sequence ATGTCTTTTGAGTTCAGCGATTTCGATCATGTGGTCCGGTTCGACGACCGGGTACTCGGCTCAGTTGACAGCGCGCCGCACACCAATACCGGACCGGCACCGTTCGAGACGCCGCGGCGTCCCCAGTTAAGTCTGGTGCCTGCCCCGATTGATGTGGCGCCGGTAATCCCGGCATTGCCGGCAATGCTCACGCCGGAGGACGACCTCTGGCAAGAGAAGGCATTGTGTGCGCAAACCGACCCCGAGGCATTCTTCCCGGAGAAGGGTGGCTCGACCCGCGAGGCCAAGCGCATCTGCCAGGGCTGCGAGGTGCGCGACGCGTGCCTCGACTACGCGCTGGCCAAGGATGAACGCTTCGGCATCTGGGGCGGCCTCTCCGAGCGTGAGCGCCGCCGCCTCAAGCGCGGAGTGATCTAA
- the cofD gene encoding 2-phospho-L-lactate transferase, protein MKVTVLVGGVGGARFLLGVQHLLGLGQFGDSADPSPHELTAVVNVGDDAWMFGVRICPDLDTCMYTLGGGIDPERGWGHRDETWHAKEELAAYGVQPDWFGLGDRDLATHLVRSQMLRAGYPLSQVTEALCGRWSPGARLLPASDDRSETHVVITDPEDGEKRAIHFQEWWVRYRAQVPTHSFAFVGADTATAGPGVVESIETADVVLVAPSNPVVSVGSILNIAGIRGALRTTTAQVIGYSPIIAGKPLRGMADECLSVIGVASTSEAVGTHYGARSGTGILDGWLVHEGDHAEIDGIEVRAVPLLMKNPATTAEMVRAGLDLAGLKLDPRQ, encoded by the coding sequence GTGAAGGTCACGGTTCTGGTCGGCGGTGTGGGCGGCGCCCGCTTCCTGCTCGGCGTGCAGCACCTGTTGGGGCTGGGGCAGTTCGGGGATTCTGCGGACCCCTCACCACACGAGTTGACCGCGGTCGTGAACGTCGGTGACGACGCGTGGATGTTCGGCGTACGGATCTGTCCTGACCTCGACACCTGCATGTACACGTTGGGCGGCGGCATCGACCCAGAGCGTGGCTGGGGCCATCGCGACGAAACCTGGCACGCCAAGGAAGAACTCGCCGCCTACGGTGTGCAGCCCGACTGGTTCGGCCTCGGCGACCGCGACCTCGCCACCCACCTTGTGCGCAGTCAAATGTTGCGTGCCGGATATCCGCTGTCACAGGTAACCGAGGCGTTATGTGGCCGATGGTCGCCCGGTGCGCGATTGTTACCCGCCAGTGACGATCGCAGCGAAACTCATGTTGTCATCACCGATCCCGAGGACGGCGAGAAGCGGGCGATCCACTTCCAGGAGTGGTGGGTGCGCTACCGCGCGCAGGTACCCACCCACAGCTTCGCGTTCGTCGGCGCCGATACGGCGACTGCCGGTCCCGGTGTTGTCGAGTCCATCGAAACCGCCGACGTCGTCTTGGTGGCTCCGTCCAATCCGGTGGTGAGCGTCGGATCGATCTTGAATATCGCAGGCATCCGCGGTGCGCTGCGCACGACGACGGCACAGGTCATCGGCTACTCCCCCATCATCGCCGGTAAGCCGTTGCGCGGCATGGCTGACGAATGCCTTTCGGTCATCGGTGTGGCCAGTACCTCCGAAGCGGTCGGCACCCACTACGGGGCCCGCAGCGGCACCGGCATCCTCGACGGCTGGCTCGTACACGAGGGAGACCACGCCGAGATCGACGGCATCGAGGTGCGCGCGGTGCCGCTGTTGATGAAGAATCCCGCGACGACGGCCGAAATGGTGCGCGCCGGGTTGGACCTGGCCGGGCTGAAGTTGGATCCACGCCAATGA
- a CDS encoding coenzyme F420-0:L-glutamate ligase, which produces MTEHGSAAAIEMIPVPGLPEFRPGDDLTAAIASAAPWLRDDDILVVTSKVISKCEGRIVAAPVDADERDALRRKLIDAEAVRVLARKGKTLITENAIGLVQAAAGVDGSNVDSAELALLPTDPDGSAAALRDGLRQRLGVTVGVVVTDTMGRAWRNGQTDVAIGAAGLTVLHGYEGSVDRHGNELIVTEIAVADEIAAAADLVKGKLTNLPVAVVRGLSLRDNGSNAGHLVRAGEDDLFWLGTEEAIALGRLQAQLLRRSVRAFSSEPVAPEKIEAAVAEALTAPAPHHTRPVRFVWMQDPAVRLALLDRMKAKWRADLTGDGRPADAVERRVDRGQILYDAPELVIPFLVPDGAHSYPDAERTAAEHTMFTVAVGAAVQALLVALAVRGVGSCWIGSTIFAAGLVRDELGLPQDWEPLGAIAIGYPEEGSGLSGPRDPAPTDDLLVRR; this is translated from the coding sequence ATGACGGAACACGGATCTGCCGCAGCCATCGAAATGATCCCTGTGCCAGGGCTTCCCGAGTTCCGCCCGGGCGACGATCTCACCGCCGCCATCGCGTCTGCGGCGCCCTGGCTACGCGATGACGACATCCTGGTGGTCACCAGCAAGGTGATATCCAAGTGTGAGGGCCGCATCGTAGCCGCACCCGTCGACGCCGACGAGCGAGACGCCCTGCGGCGCAAGCTGATCGATGCGGAGGCAGTGCGAGTACTGGCACGCAAGGGCAAGACCCTGATCACCGAGAACGCTATCGGTCTGGTTCAGGCGGCAGCCGGTGTGGACGGTTCCAACGTCGACTCGGCCGAACTCGCACTGCTGCCCACCGACCCCGACGGCAGTGCCGCGGCGTTGCGGGACGGACTGCGCCAACGCCTCGGCGTCACCGTGGGGGTGGTGGTCACCGACACCATGGGCCGAGCGTGGCGGAACGGACAGACGGACGTCGCGATCGGCGCGGCCGGCCTGACGGTGCTGCATGGGTACGAGGGGTCGGTAGACCGGCACGGCAACGAGTTGATCGTCACCGAAATCGCCGTCGCCGACGAGATCGCCGCCGCGGCCGACCTCGTCAAGGGCAAGCTGACCAACCTCCCGGTGGCGGTGGTGCGCGGGCTGTCCCTGCGAGACAACGGCTCCAACGCCGGCCACCTGGTGCGCGCCGGTGAGGACGATCTCTTCTGGCTGGGCACCGAGGAGGCGATAGCGCTCGGTCGCCTCCAGGCCCAGCTGTTACGGCGGTCGGTGCGCGCCTTCAGCAGTGAGCCCGTGGCACCCGAGAAGATCGAGGCCGCCGTCGCCGAGGCACTCACCGCTCCGGCGCCACATCACACCCGTCCCGTCCGCTTCGTATGGATGCAGGATCCGGCGGTGCGGTTGGCCCTGCTCGACCGGATGAAGGCGAAGTGGCGTGCCGACCTCACGGGCGACGGCCGACCGGCCGACGCCGTCGAGCGCCGCGTCGACCGCGGCCAGATCCTCTACGACGCACCCGAACTCGTCATCCCTTTCTTGGTGCCCGACGGCGCGCACAGCTACCCCGACGCCGAACGCACCGCCGCGGAGCACACGATGTTCACCGTCGCCGTCGGCGCCGCGGTCCAGGCTCTTCTCGTCGCGCTTGCCGTGCGGGGTGTGGGCAGCTGCTGGATCGGATCCACCATCTTCGCCGCTGGTCTGGTGCGTGACGAGCTCGGCCTGCCGCAAGACTGGGAGCCGTTGGGCGCCATCGCGATCGGCTATCCCGAAGAGGGTTCCGGGCTGTCGGGACCACGCGATCCGGCGCCGACGGACGACCTGCTGGTGCGGCGATGA